A genome region from Alistipes dispar includes the following:
- a CDS encoding nucleotide pyrophosphohydrolase has protein sequence MEIKELQERVDAWIREYGVRYFSELTNMAVLTEEVGELARVMARRYGDQSFKAGERDNLADEMADVLWVLVCLANQTGVDLTAAVEANFAKKTARDRERHKENEKLK, from the coding sequence ATGGAAATCAAAGAACTGCAAGAGCGCGTGGACGCCTGGATCAGGGAGTACGGCGTGCGCTACTTTTCGGAACTGACCAACATGGCCGTCCTCACCGAGGAGGTGGGGGAGTTGGCGCGCGTCATGGCCCGCCGCTACGGCGACCAGTCCTTCAAGGCGGGCGAGCGGGACAATCTGGCCGATGAAATGGCAGACGTACTGTGGGTGCTGGTCTGTCTGGCCAACCAGACGGGCGTGGACCTCACGGCCGCCGTAGAGGCCAACTTCGCCAAGAAGACCGCCCGCGACCGGGAGCGGCACAAAGAGAACGAAAAGCTGAAATAG